The region CTCCATGTAAAGTGTGACATGTTAATGAACAATTTGTGTGAATGCTTCAACTCAGCAATATTGGATGCAAGGGAGAAGCCTATCATTACTTTGCTAGAAAAGATTTGATTCTGGTTAATGATTAGATTATGTGTGAAAAGGGAGAGTGTTTCCAAATGGGTGCATCCTGTAGGAAAGATGGTTAgggaggtcattgaaaagaacaAGCATGTGGCCAGACACTGCCAGTCCACTAGAGCAGACTCACACAAATTCCAGGCACATTTTCGTGACTCAGAGTGGTTCTCTGTGAATTTGGTGGATAGGGTATGTACTTGTAGATGTTACCAGTTGACTGGTATACCTTGTGGCCATGCCTTGGCTGCCATTTGGAGCTCCAACTTAaatgtgatggattttgtggatttgGCTTACAAGAAAGAGGCTTTTATAGCTCAGTATGCTGGTATTATAGAGCCAATGCCATCACCTAATAAGTGGCCAGATCCATGACAGAATCCTATTTGTCCACCTACTGAGAATGTCTTGCTCGGGAGACCTAAGAAATCAAGGAAAAAAGAACCAGATGAACCTCCTGCCCCCAATGCCACAAAAGCTTGAAGAGTAGGTCAGGCAAACTTTTGCAGCAACTGTGGGAAACAAGGTCACTCTCGATGTACTTGTAAGAGTCAGCCTACAGAACAGGTATTGGGGCAAATTCTATATTCCTTTTGTTTTAATATGAACTAATAATTACAACTTATTAATGCTAAGGTATGTTGTTTGCAGCCTGTTCAACAGAGAAGAATGGGAAGACCACCAAAGAAAAATCTAACACTAGAAACTATCAAAAGATAGAAGAGGAGGGTGAGACAAAAGGCAAGAGAGGCAGCACAAGCTTTATCATCTCAGCCACATCCACAAACCACTGAACATCCTTAGATTAGGCAGTTGGAACATTTCATTTTAAGTCATGACTTTGTTTTAATTAACTACAAAAACACTTTGTTTTGACATATTGgcttaattttgattttttgtaTAAGGTACAACCCTTAAAATATTGCCAACAGGTACTATGTAAATGCTTAATCTAACCAAAGACACCACCTCAAACTTGTTGAAAACTGGTTAATGTAGTATTGGTCTTTATGTTGATGCCTATGttattgatattattttaatattatgtaaTTTGTTAAATGCACCAATAACCAAGTGCCCTCAACAcaatttaacataaaattgtttatcaaaacacacaaattttcacaaacaaaaaaGCAGCACAATTTCATTTCAATTCATTTGTCATTGTTACAACTCATGAGACCATTACATTTGTAAAACCGCCACTACTTCAGCAGCAATGCTAGCACAATGACAACTACAAAAAAAATAGTTTCCCCCAACTTATATTCAACCAAAGACCACTATTTGGATGAGCACACATTGTACAAACTTGTTTCCCAATTTTCTTGTCACCTATTTCTACATGTCTCTGATCATTACTCACATTTCCCTCCCCATTGCAATCTTCTCCTTCAATTCTCTTGACCCAATATGGAATCAAACCCTTTCCACCTTGACAATTTTCTAGATCCACCCAACGAAAAAAATCACACCCCCTTCTGACTGTAATAAGGTAGAAAATATACAAGTTATTTCAAGAACACCATTCAAACCATGAATAATCAAGAACaagagaaaattaaaaaaaaaaaacttactttcATTCTATAGCATGTTCTGAACCTTCTACCAGGATTTCGATTGGTCCAAGAGGTCCTCAATGCCGACGTTAAGCCACAATCACAGGTTACTCCATCATACCTCACTAGACCCCTACCCCAATACCTCCCTCTGCTGTGTACTCGACCAGAAGAGCAAAATGAACCTTCACCCTCCATATTCCCAGTCCTCCTTcttccttagctcttcaaaaaTGGCTTCTTCTTCCACCATCGACTTCTTCCTTGCAACCTCTTCGAAAATGACTTATCTTCGTGGGTTTGGGggttttagtttttagtttttaaaaataaaataataatgaaattaaatttgaaaatatttttatgattaatctgGAGCCTACACGTGTCCACTATAGCCCACTAACGGAGACCCTATTGACGAAATTACAGTTTTAGGATGTTTGGGTACTTTACCCactaaaaaaaaagattgggtccaTGCCGGGTATTTtccccaaacattgggtacttatgccgctaTTATCCCTTAAAATAATAAGCAAAAATAAATAGTTTTGGGCGCCCCATATATGTTCTTGGGCCCAATTTCTTTATCTTGAATTTAATCACAATTGAGCCTAAATTCaaagtcttttatttatttatcttttaattaattaattaattaaatccttattcaaattaactaattataatttaaaacttgatttaatattatttatttatattgacactgatttgtcaatattaataaatttacccaaatacTCTATTTTATTCCCAAATTCTTAATACATGTAAATATCATTAAATTGACCTAAtctatttaatatttataattgataattaaatcaattgtttgagactaataaacttgatttgataagagaCGACATGAGGAACATGGATCCATGGatacaagcttcaataaattatTATGAGTTtatttatcaaataaattatctcacaatttattaattcaTCATGATTCCATTATTAATTCAGAataactcttgaattcatagaacgatctTACTCATATAAAGTCtctatccattgttataatcattGCCGTCAGTTAATCCTCTATCGACGACTTATTGATGGGTTGGGtataaattatcattttaccctcattagtattttatcgTTAACTCCTACTAAGTCCCTTATAAATGATAAatttgtgaacttaatcacaaatatgagcgctcaatcatttaaccatttGGACTAAGCTGTTAAGGAACTCATTTTTTCACTTCTTAtatagaagctatagattttaTCTATGATACATACTCTCATTCAATTACACTAATGAACCTCCAAGATATAAGTATAGGCTATGCCGTAGGGTAAGCTtttaacgaacaaatcaaaagattcacataatataattaataaaaatattatcattAAGAATTTAGATCAACTTGACCTACGATCAACGTTGTGACTCTGATTAGTTTCGATAACAGTGatacttatttatttatcaataaCCAGTGttggtcctagtccaatgtaagaaaatacattcgatcttatctacttagaTAATGTCATGGCCAAGACATCACATCTAGTGTATAAGTAAATTATATCGTAGATTAACAAAGCAGTGAAAATCCTACGCACTGTTTTAATCTTACGACTAATTATTTtatacatataattacatttataatctactgtgacctagtcactataagtgTAACTTATTTATACGTTCAagattttatatatgtttgtatcAAGCATAAAATCATGTACAAGCATAAAATCATGTAATAAATACAAGCAACCAATGCAATTGataaacaaaaataatttatacTTCTTTATTGATAATCAAAAGTGTTACATCAGAAttgtggttttataagggcataaaacccaatatTTTCACTGGCTGACACGTGGCACAAATTAAAAGTGATTAGGGCTCCACGGAAGATGGTTAATATTCCCCGGAACCTATTTAAAGGTCCACGAGAGTTAAGAACAGTCATCATCACAGTTCACCACCACCAGAGGAGTAAGTCATTAAGAAAGCATTACATCCCAAGGACCTTGTCAAGGGATAATGCTTAAAGTCTCACAACGAGATCACCTACTCCATCATTTCCTCCTCTAGGCATGCGAGAGCCCTTCTCCGGCCTAGGAGGAAAGTTGTTAGGTGTCCAACACAGCGACCCTGGACCATAGACAACCTTCTGCACCCGCTGTCACATGGATCGTGGTGTCGACATCGTACAAGTGGCAAAAAGGATGTCCCACGACGCCACCTGACATGAGAAAACGTGCAGCTACCACCCTGATAGTGTGAGGGCGATTTTCCCCAATAAATTAGTGGGCTGGAATTCCTAGTATTTGGCCCTCCAAGATATGCTGGGACCCACCAGGTTATTTAATAACAGAatgtgtatttattttgtaacaaACCTCCATTAAGAAATGATAATTGTAATCAGTTCCAATTAATGAGTTTAATTTTGGCAGCTACCTATAAATGGGGCTAGGGCATACATTGTAAAAGATTTGATTTCTCAGTTTTCAGAGTGAGCACAAACATTGCCTGAAAACCCCAAGAGAGCTTGAACTGTGCAAGTTCTTtatcctaatacaagtgactcgtggactagggttaattaataacctggaCCACGTAAAAAATATGTATTAATCTTTCATTTTCTTTAAGCTTTTCTATTATTTAGTTGTTAGCAAAAAACTAGTCAACAATGTAGTTGTTTTTAATTGGTCGGACACATAAGCGACGTTGAAAATGGGATAGGCGATTTGCTCTCAAAAGTTTTACATTTTATTCCCGTACTTTGacaatatttatataattttatccgacactttaaatttttttagttaatttttttcttttgcactttatttgaaatgaataaaaaaaatataacatttaaatgatataaataaaaataaataaattcatgCAAGTTATGTTGTAAAAGTGGTTATGTAAATAAAAGAATCTATTAAGAACGTTCTTAGAagtgtttatacttttttagaccctgtgttttgcctcattacttatttggactctgtattttgacaaattattttttggaccctgtgttttgtaaaatagttcaaataaattgaatataacaacacaattcttAAGCATAATGATTATACTTTTGttatgagttgttagtttgatgaattatttgtgattttagttaaaaaaacttagatcaaaatcaggtttaaggGTCTTtagaactattttagaaaatacagggtccaaacgggtaatgaggcaaaacacaAGATCTAAAAAACCATAAACCCTTCTTACAATAATTTTAGCTCAATTTTAACTATATGGCTAAACAAATTATTTTACTAAGCTACTTTTATTAAATCCATTACAATCATGCTTTCAATATTGAttgatttaataaatttaaatttataacattaattcaatttattaattaaaattggctAAAAAAGATAAAGtttattgaaaaataattgaggagCTGGCCACATCAGGTGAGCCCTTttgatactatttttttttataatacatATAGAAGGTGATtgaaatgttattattaatagtTCACTATCTAAAAAAACTAAGTGTCTAGTTTCTCACTTTTAAATCACTTAATAATATGTTTGTAGGTAGTGATGATAAGAACATATACTTTTGCTTTGTTCATATAAAATATACTCAGAAAAGTCATATATTTATGAACTGGGGTCATCACTTaagatatttataattttttaatgtaaaaagtgtattcatatttttttatgtgtgAATACTGAATAGCATAATAATGTTTTCTTGTTAGTGATTAAGAACCCGTTAAATTCAAGCAATCGAGTTGAGTTTAATTACTAAAGTAGTATTTTCCACTGTTTAGTTGAATGCTCTTTTGCTAAGAGTTGTCTGTCTCAGGTAATTATGGGATTTACTCAAGAAGGTTAGCTGAATTTTCCTAGTTGGTATGAAGATTTATGCAAGAGGTATACTACTAATATTGTCAGCCACATTTCAGTAGTGTGTTGGGCAATCTGGCGTGCCCATAATGATCTGGTGTGGAGCCAAAAAAACTCCAATAGCGGCTACAGTGGTAAGTAATGCAATTACTTTTCTTGACTCATGGAAATTAGCTCATGAAGATGGAAGGGAACACCGGAATGCGTCAGCTAACATGGCTGGTGTGGAGGAGCGTTGGACTAAACTAGATATTGGTGCTGTCAAGTTTAATTGTGATGCTTCAATCTTTAGTTATGAGAATAAATATGGCTATGGACGGCTGGTTTGTGACCATAATGGGAGATTGTTGGAGGCAGTTGTTGGTTTTCGCTTGGGGAATGTGGAATCTCTAATTGCTGAATTAATTAGCTTGAAGGAGGTGCTAAGTTGGATCATGGCCCAACCCGATAATTCTGCATTATTTTAGCAATTTCATGGCACTCATACTAGTATGCAATCTGACCGTCTAGTTTTAGTACAAATTTTGTGTAATTCAGTCTCTCTAAATTCTCCGTTTGGACTTATTAATTGTTGATGATTGTAAGACTTTGTTGCAATCTTTACCAAATGTTTATGTATCTTTTGTAAAACGATTCAGGAACAAGGCGGCCAATTAGTTGGCTCAGTCTGCTTGTTCTTCCTCTGGTCGCATTACCAATGAGGGTTTAATCTTATTGGCTTGGAGGCTATTTTGGTAGCCGATAGTGTTTAATGAAATCAcatattttattcaaaaaaaaatactaaagtaGTAAATTATACACAAATATATTAGGTGTTTCTTAATATTAGTTTcgaatttaacaaaatattattatttttttaggatACCAACGATGACTTTATAAATAGAAAAATTTATAAATGATAAATCATAATAAGTTTCATGATTCTAGAAACATATAAATGTTTTATTCTTAAACAACATCtacaaatataaattttgatACAAAATATTATTACAAATAATTTTTCCTTGTTTTTATCTTTATTGGTTTTTACTTACCATAATTTTAATGAATCTAATAATAAATATTCTAAAATATTATTAACATTAACACAAATCAAATTCTTAAGAGcacttaattattattttttaaaaatatatcactaatttttttttattatacctCTAACATATTATTATCTCCAAatataatttattgaataattatcTATACCAATATAGAGTAATAATATTAGTTAAAGTAAAAGATGTATTGGGAGTGGTATTATAGGGCGAACCATGCAATGATTTTCTATTCTAAAATATATGCAATTTGTCTTTAAAAATATCTAGCGCGCAATTCTTTTcctttttataataaaataataaatttttttgtcgcaataataaaataataatttatttacgCATCTTTAGTTGAAATTCGAAGTCTGATGGGTCAATGATGACGTGTCGAAATACTATTGGTCAAAAGAACAAACCGCAGGGCTTATCACCGCACAGTAGCGTAATATTTCCAAGTCCACACTTCAGAGTTCAGACAAAGCAcgataagaaaataaaaataaaagagttCGCTTGCGCAAGTCTCTCCTTCATTTCTTCCtttaaaaaaaaacccaaaaaaaaaaaaaaaagaaacaaaaacaaattcAGTCTTTGCCGGCCGAAACGAACAGTAActcgttttggtctcaaaatccCAAACCCATTAACAATTTTCCGATTAATCGTTTTTGAAATCTCGACTAAATTTTTGTTTTCTGCCTCATCCAGTTAATCGTTTTCGGAAATGGTTTCTGATTGCCTTTCGTTTTCGAAATTTCGTTAGTGTTTGAACTTTTTTCTCAGCAACCAAAGACTGTATTtccttctttctgtgtgaagGAGAAACCCTAGGAGGTCCAAAAGAGAAGGTGGAGGAATGACCACGACGACCACCAGTATTGGCGGCGGTGCCGCCGGTGAGGACAGAGTCTTGGCCACGGCTCAGCAGATCGTGAAGAGGCTCAATCCGTCTAAGGAGGTAAGGGAAGACATGCTTTTAATCTTGCAAAGCTTTGATAACCGGCTTTCGAACATCGGTGATTTGATCAACGGTGAGGATGCGAGGACTGAAGATCGATTCGAAGTCGCCGAGAAGGTGATTCACCGGTGGGATTCGAATTCGGAAGCTTCCAGGCACTCGATCCCTTGGGAAGACTCTCCGGATGAGGCTGCCGAGTACTTATCGGCGGTCGATGAGATACTGAACCTGATGGATGGTCTTTCGATCCAGTCCAGTAACGAGTTCGTGGACCGGGCCGAGAACGCAGTTCAGCTCGCGATGTCGAGGCTCGAGGACGAGTTTCGCCATATCTTGATTCGGAACACGGTTCCTTTAGATGCTGAGCGGCTGTACGGTTCGATCCGGAGGGTTTCGTTGTCGTTTGCCTCGAACGACGGCGAAATCGATGATGAGTTCGAGAGCTTTGGGGAAGACGACCGTGACGCCACTGGGCGGTTTCATGAGAGAGGAGCCAGCTTGGGAGACGACTTGTGCGTTGATTTGATTAATCCTGATGCAGTTGTTGAGCTTAAGGAGATTGCTGATCGGATGATTAGGTCTGGGTATGAgaaggagtgtgttcaggtctaTAGTACCGTCCGCCGTGACGCCTTGGACGAGAGCCTTGTGATTCTCGGTGTTGAGAAGCTTAGTATTGAGGAGGTGCAGAAAATTGAGTGGAAGATTTTGGATGAGAAGATGAAGAAATGGATTCAAGCTGTGAAGATTGGTGTTAGGGTTCTCTTAACTGGGGAGAGAAAGCTTTGTGACCAGATTTTCAGTGGTTCTGAGGAGACTAAGGACATTTGCTTCAATGAAACTGCAAAAGGGTGTGTGATGCAGTTGTTGAATTTCGGTGAGGCAGTAGCGATTGGGAAGAGGTCGCCGGAGAAGCTGTTTAGAATATTGGACATGTATGATGCTTTGGATGATGTTTTGCCAGACTTGGAGATAATGGTGACTGATGAATTTGGAGTTGGCGAGGCTAGAGGAGTGTTGGGGGCACTTGGTGATGCTGCAAGAGGGACCTTTTGTGAGTTTGAGAATGCTGTTCAGAATGAGGCTTCTAGGAAGCCCATGCTGAGTGGGGAGATTCACCCTTTGGCTCGTTATGTGATGAACTATGTGAGACTCCTTGTCGATTATAGTAAGACTCTGAACTTTCTCTTAGAGGATGCAGATGATGATGGGTTTACCAATGATGATGCTGAGAATGGATTGGAGTTAGAAAATGTGTCTCCTATAGCTCGTCGATTGTTGTTGTTGATAACCACACTGGAGTCTAATCTAGACGAAAAATCAAAACTTTACGAGGATGGTGCTATGAGATATATATTCCTGATGAACAACATTCTTTATATAGTGCAGAAAGTGAAAGATTCTGATCTGGGAAGGCTTTTGGGAGACCGCTGGGTTCGCAAGCGACGTGGGCAGGTCCGCCAGTATGCTACAAGTTATCTTAGAGCTTCTTGGAGTAAGACATTGTCTTGTTTGAAAGATGAAGGGATTGGTGGGAGCTCAAGTAATGCCTCCAAGGTTGCTTTGAAGGAAAGGTTTAAGAGTTTCAATGCTTGTTTCGAAGATATTTATAGAATTCAGACAGCTTGGAAGGTTCCAGATTCTCAGCTTCGAGAAGAGCTTCGAATATCTATTTCGGAGAAGGTTATTCCGGCTTACCGTTCCTTTATGGGGCGGTTTGGAAGTCAGCTGGAAGGTGGAAGGCATGCTGGGAAGTACATAAAGTATACACCTGATGATTTAGAGAACTATTTGTTGGATTTGTTTGAAGGAACACCTTGTGTTCTTCACCATCTGAGAAGAAAAAGTACATAGAATGAATACAGGGGCTTATGTAAACAGGTAAGCCCCAT is a window of Humulus lupulus chromosome 4, drHumLupu1.1, whole genome shotgun sequence DNA encoding:
- the LOC133831947 gene encoding uncharacterized protein LOC133831947 produces the protein MASLKEVNEKAYAWLMKKNPSEWNKSHFRLHVKLCVKRESVSKWVHPVGKMVREVIEKNKHVARHCQSTRADSHKFQAHFRDSEWFSVNLVDRVCTCRCYQLTGIPCGHALAAIWSSNLNVMDFVDLAYKKEAFIAQYAGIIEPMPSPNKWPDP
- the LOC133830070 gene encoding exocyst complex component EXO70B1; the protein is MTTTTTSIGGGAAGEDRVLATAQQIVKRLNPSKEVREDMLLILQSFDNRLSNIGDLINGEDARTEDRFEVAEKVIHRWDSNSEASRHSIPWEDSPDEAAEYLSAVDEILNLMDGLSIQSSNEFVDRAENAVQLAMSRLEDEFRHILIRNTVPLDAERLYGSIRRVSLSFASNDGEIDDEFESFGEDDRDATGRFHERGASLGDDLCVDLINPDAVVELKEIADRMIRSGYEKECVQVYSTVRRDALDESLVILGVEKLSIEEVQKIEWKILDEKMKKWIQAVKIGVRVLLTGERKLCDQIFSGSEETKDICFNETAKGCVMQLLNFGEAVAIGKRSPEKLFRILDMYDALDDVLPDLEIMVTDEFGVGEARGVLGALGDAARGTFCEFENAVQNEASRKPMLSGEIHPLARYVMNYVRLLVDYSKTLNFLLEDADDDGFTNDDAENGLELENVSPIARRLLLLITTLESNLDEKSKLYEDGAMRYIFLMNNILYIVQKVKDSDLGRLLGDRWVRKRRGQVRQYATSYLRASWSKTLSCLKDEGIGGSSSNASKVALKERFKSFNACFEDIYRIQTAWKVPDSQLREELRISISEKVIPAYRSFMGRFGSQLEGGRHAGKYIKYTPDDLENYLLDLFEGTPCVLHHLRRKST